In Rhodamnia argentea isolate NSW1041297 chromosome 5, ASM2092103v1, whole genome shotgun sequence, the DNA window acatccgtgataaattcaCCCTAAATTGATATAGTCATagtaaatttaccattcgttagttttctttaaattttaccatcaaattactgagttagataATAAGTGACAATTATTGAGTGTACACGTTACCTCTATTTGTCACGGgcgtatcaatttaagatttttcgcaatattaactcaatttaacaaaaactaatataggttaaatttgtcacaaatatactagtttgaaattttttgtgatcaaaaaaattaatttgggataaactTATCACAATTTAGAGTTttcaatggtaaaaaaaaaatattttaaaataaatttgttacggatGTACCACTTTAAaattatttgagataaatttgtcttgtatcaatttgaagttttttatgatattaacccatTAAGCTATTCAGTATGAGTTTGGGTTGATTAAGTTACTAATTAGCTCGTTGCTCGATCCCATTCCATCGCTTCAACTCGTAACTAAAGTCGAATTAAACCCCGAACTTTTAACTCAGATCCTTGAAATTTCATGTAAATTAAAGAATAAGTACACACTTTTCAAGAAATACTTACGAATAATCATGTGTAATTGGTAACCATCCCCATAGCGTATGAGACTAATGGATGACCATCAATAGATCTGTGACTTTCGGTACTTCCGAGCTTGAGATCGAGAGGCTCATGAATTCCTTGGTTTGTTTATGGCCATCGCTCAATTCTTCTCTATTATAAGTGCCGTCATCTACTCCACGATCGTGCGAGAGAATTTCGAACTTCCCCATCGATTTCTTTCTCGTCATATTCTTAAAGAATTTAAAATCTCTTGAATCACGTCGCACGACTGTCGTACCGAATATCTTCTCGAAGACCTTGCCAAAAGAAtctaaaaggaaagaaacaaagctTGTGGAGGAGAAAACATCGGACACCACGAACAACGCATCCACACAATGATGGTAGGCATGAGACTCAAAACATATTGTTGGTCCCCAGGTCATGAATCCTACTCCATTTCATGCGTCCGTGAAGCAGTTGCAATGCGACTGACTGATATTTTCCGACCAACCCTTTCACGTTCAACCATTTCATTAACATCAGAGTCTAACTAGATAACAGCGAATACAACACGATTAGTTAAAGACCCGGTAAAGGTTTTGACCGAATGTTCATGCTTTCGAAAACGGGTTGCGAAAAAGAACACGAAATCAGAACGTAAAAGTCTGCAGAGACAAGAAACATCTCAAGCCTTCCACAAGCTTTTACATTTTAATCGAATGCAGGCATCCGGTTTTACATTCCAAAATCGAATCGGCTATTCGTCGGTTACATAAGAAAAGTGATTAACTTACAAGAAGAAGTCCAGTTAACACAACGAAAAATaagaacaagaaagaaacagaaCATTTCAGAACAGGCTCTGTCCAAATCATCCAATTCATACAGGTGAACCAAAATCCTAAGGGGGAGTCCTCACTGATGTGTaagaacaagaaagaaacagaaCATTTCAGAACAGACTCTGTCCAAATCATCCAATTCATACAGGTGAACCAAAATCCTAAGGGCTTATACATACTTACACATCAGTGAGGACTCCCCTTGTCCATCGCAAGAGCTGGAGAGCAATTTACAGCGCTCGAGTGCGGGGTCGCACGCTCTGGAGAGTTCTTGCTGAGGTTGTAAGGCGCCGCCGCACTCACTACCCTGCGATTACACGGAAAGTCAACTGTCACTTTCGTCTGTCCTTCATTTCCCAAGAAATCAAATGAGACATGTCAAACGTAGCTAAAGCCAGAAGTCACAGAATATCATTCTGCCGATCCAAGCAAAAATTAAGTCTCAGATTCGGCATTGGCTAATCTAAAGCCTCAGCTTCAGCCATGGAATGAAGTGATATCCTCAAACTAATAAGGTTCCTGACCTCTCTTTGCGCTTCTCCAAAAACCGAGCTAAGGATGCTTTCCTAGCCTGTGGGATGGCTGCATGCAAAATTGAATTCCCCGTAAGAGTACAGTTTTTTCACAGACATTCTACTAGCCAACACTCAACGAAAATAATGAAGTATCATGAGTCGGCAAAGTTTAGACATTCACCTTGCAAGATCATCTGATAGAACAGGAAAAGCGCGAAGGACTTGGAATGAAATAGCAAGCGCAAAAATGGAAAGAGAGTTTCACAAGCAGAGACAACAAAGATAGAACAGTCCCTGAATCAGAATCCTACCAGATGGTACCATGGTCGTTGCAGAAGCGGATCCCATCACACTGACCATCTTTGGGATGTCCAATTTGCTTGGAGGGCCAACTCCTTTAGCATTACTGTCCTTTGATTCATCCTTGCCAGTTGGTCCACCCCGTGAACGAGAAGCTGGATGTGATGATACTGATAATGGGCTCGAGAGGCTAGAGAAGGGTTGTGCAGCAGGCTGGTTCAGATCAACGTGATCCCCGGCAGTGTTGGCCGTGGTAGGTCCTTGAACAAAGCATTTTGTCTGTGATGTCTTAGAAGCCATTTCCATTGGAGCCCCATTCCTGGCAAGGAACATGATCGCTTCGGCCTACGTATCACACGCACAACTTAGCTGAATCGAGTTTTTTAGCTCAAAAGGCAAGGGTAGAGACAACgagaggaaaggagagaaaaagcacCTTTTCAGGTGAGATACAATCATAAACATTCACGGTACCCGCGTAGAAAATGGTCAATTGAGAAGGCGGCATGGTAGGCTTGATAGGTTTCCTGCAAAAGACATTACCAATAGAGGCATTTAATTCCAAGCATGTTTCAACTCCTAAATTGAAAAGTATACTTTTTACATGAGAAAAAATCGTGAGCACCTAGCTGGAAAAAAGAAGACCGCcttccaaagaaaaagaaacacatCCAAAAGCCCCCATTCTTCGGAGGTCCATCCAGATCCATCTCAATAAGATGCttcaattgtttcaaaaaagtatACAAGTCTTCTGCAATTCTAGTATCTTTCAACCCCAAAAAAAGGGCCTTTTCCTTTCCCGCTTttcaaagaaaatcattttaatttctCGACGTCATAGAAACTTGTAGATGTTTTTAATCGGAATACTATACTTAAAACATTTCATATTCTCTTCAAATACCAAATGAAAATCTGATTTGGGACGCTAGAAATCTAGAGCTAAAGCAGAAGGCTAAAAAGAAGGAGATTACTGAGCACAAGACAGTTACCATGATTCAGTGGTTCCCATTGTCAAACCAGCGGCAAGATGGTCTGAATTTGGGGCAGAAACAAGAACACCTCCCGGTAGCTTTTGCCTTTTCATATTACCTGGTAGAGGCTGTCCAGTGGCAGTGTAGTGAGTCTTGAAGAAAGAGTCGCCTATAGAGGCGGGAATTCCCTGATTTGAGAGGGGAAGCAGCCTTGCATCCCGGGGATGAGATTGTTGAGGATAAGACGTCAGCGAAAACTGCGAGCCACCTTGTCTGTGACGATTGAATGAACTCTAGTCGGAAAGAGAAAAAGTGTAGAACCATTAGTTGAAAAGTCATGTGACAGAAAGACCATTTGAACAGAAGTTCTGGCTTTCACTTTGGCAAAATTGTATCAATGGTGATAGAACCAAAATAGCAAAAGAGCCCCATGTTTCAACTATTCAATGTTCTGGCTATTCGACCCcccacacccaaaaaaaaaaaaaaaaaactttctggCTGAAGCACAAATAGGCCATTCAAATCAACCAAAGACACAAAAGCCATCCAAATAAACAGCTGACATAACTTATATATACGAGTTAACctatccaaaaaaaatgagatgacaCCTTTTTCCAATGTGGTGTCAGGATAACACTCACGAAACAGAATTCATATCTATAAGAGTATGAGAAAGGACAGTAGAATAGCTGTACTTCGACAACAGTACGTCTCCGACTCGAATCATATGCATCTGCAACTGGGATGTGGGTCGATCCAGAAGAGACGATTGGTTCGCTGatctttttggtcttttcatccTGAGCAGCCTTAAAGGACATCAGATGAGGAACTGCAGAAACCTTGTTCAAGAATGGCCATCGCATTCCTGATGTACCTTTGTCCGGTCCTACAGAACAGATTGCAAGAAAGCCATATTGTTCATCAACTTCAATCCCCAAATCCTTAAGTCATGCCAATCATTCCTCAAGAACTACAAATATGTCCATGGAAATATTGCAAAAAGAAATTTGCTTTCAAAAGGAGCATCCTGGTTGACAAGAACCTCTAATTTGAGCCTCCTGAGTTGATTTGAGCTCCTAATCTGCTCCCGCATGGCCAAGATTCATATCATGTGTTTCTCAATGTGAATTATCTTTAATTACGTATCCCATGATGTTTCTAATGTACTAGACCTGATTAGAAACCATGCATGTGTGCTTTAATGCTAGAAACTCTAATTCGAGCTCATCGGAATGATCTGAGCTTACAATCTACTCTCACGCATGACCAAGACTTGCATCATGTGTTTGTGAATGCTGATTACCTCTAATTATGTATGGTACAATGTTTCCAATGGTCCCCAGAAACGCACTACCGGACCAACTACAAGCTTACGAACTACAACACAAGTCATGTACTATAAGCTAGAATTATCCTTTTTCTCATGACAAAATGAACCATAAATGGACTAAGCAATATCTTGGTTCTTTGTATTAGCTGCTGGACTTTAAAAAAGACACTAGCATATACTCTCAACATAACTACCAAGCAAATACTTCCACCAAAatgtttaaggaaaaaaataaagaaaaagccaTTAAAACACACTAAAGCTTTCTGGATCTGGCTTTCTCAGAAAGAAAATTACAGATAATCAGGAGATAAGGCTCACTCCTATGCTGTGAATCGAACCCATGCCCACGAAAATTACCAAGGAGATCAAATTCGAGCTGAGAAGCTTAACAGGGTGAAAAGTTCTCTCGACATAACCACAAGGAACGTGCAAATTTAAGGATTAGCTATTTATGGAACTCCCACTCAAAAAGCTTACCCCATAataccaaaaaaggaaaattagaaCCAAAAAGCCAACATATATCGCACTAGCCATCAATCTTAATCACAACAACTCATCAACGTAACTAAACAAATCCAATAATTAAAGCGAAACATATAATTCTTCACCCCTCTGTTTGTCCCCTGAATCATGCATCTATatccgaaaaggaaaaatagaaagcaTGCAAATTGCCCCCAAGTCCAAGCTGCGCGAGCGAAATTTAAAttcgtttttcaagaaaagaaggaaaaaaagaagaagaagcaacatCCGGGAAAGTTCGAGTCAATTAGCGGAAGAAAAGATGGAAGATTTCTTCCACAAGAATGCATGGAGAATCGTCTCAGACGAAAGGGAAGGGACGAACCAGAGTCTCCGCAAGCTTCCCCGCCAATCTCTTCCTTCACAACGCTCAATGGTTCTCTCGAGCCCAAACCCAGAAAGTCTCTCTCCATCTTCACCCAGCTTCAAAGCATTCACCTCACCTCAGTAACCAAACCCAGATTTGAACAGGAACCCacctccaaaatctcaaaacaAACCCGAAGAACCTCGCCAAATCGAGGCAGTCTCCCGAGCTCTCCCGGTAACTTCCCGAGCGAGAGAGGGCATAGACCAAAAAGAAGGAACAGGAGAAAGAGGGAGACAGAGAGGAAGGGaccgaggagagagagagagaaagaaacccAATTGCAAATTTCACATGAGTTTAATGGGCTGCGAGATCTCGACCGTTGAATCCTACCGAAAGGGACAGCTGATTGGCCACGATCTCTTCTCGCTGAGGGTGGGGGTGGCGTGGGAGTGAGGGGGGAGGGGTTACCGATAGGTCCAGTCACAGTTGACTGGCTCAGCCGGTAACACACCACGTGCGCCGCCCAATTAATTCCCACATTGCGAAATGGCGCGCGCCCCCCACTTGTCGGTGGGGACCGCACATGTGGAGACTGCGCGCCCTCCGAGATCGCCGCGTGTGCTTCAGTTGCTCGCGCGAGTTTTTGATGGGCCGATTAATCGGCGCAGCCCTCCTTGATCGCCAATTTCTCGTCACGGCAATTAGGAAAATCTCAGTCGGGTATCATTATTGCTATTTACTACTTTCGTTCGTGCTACGAAATATGTCGAAGCTTTCGCAATCGTAAGTTTTAGATCCCCTTGCGTTTGACAAACTTAGATAATTTTCCTAGTCCCACCCCCTTAAGAACATGCTATGTCGACGTGACGTTTCGTGATGCATCACcgtacgtggcatttttttatatcGGGCCGAGTGTTTTATGTCTGAAACTTTCTTTTGATGCGAAATCTTGACGATTCGGTTTCGGTGATGCTCCAGATAAAAGTCGAATTACTATTAGAATTACACTTTTATGGCCTCGGGTACATGTCTAATGTTGAAGCTACTTGAGCTACTTTCATTTCAAACTGAAAAGAGATACTAGCGAGGTAACAATTTGCTGACAAGTATCTTTCGACGCACGAACCGAGTTCAACGTTCATTCACATGCATTCCACTGGGTCATTCGTGTTTTGCTCGCTAATTCATCTATTTGTGAATAAAAGAAAAGCCATGCTTACATCAATCCTGATCCCAACTAAAGAGACGAAGGTTTGAGTCCATCACTTGATCCATTCAATGACCATAATTTAGCTGTCTTTTCTGTTGCGGAAGAATGCACGAATTTAAGTGCAAAATAGTaaaggataaaagaaaaatcaaaactcaCGGGACATGATATATCTTttgttattatattttttttataataagcTATAGATATATCGGTAATAGCTTTTGACATACATGATAACAAAAGTTGCTTAGTCTCGAGTTTAACCCTTTTTAGGAGCAATATGAAGTTCATGAATATACTAGATCGACATGGGCTTCCGCACTCACGGATCGCCCGGAAATGTCGATTACCTAATGTGCACGAAAGTTGGCCGTGCTAATATTCATACCCGTGTAAAGTTCTTAATCAATTTGCAAAATCCATCATGATAATCAGACCATACGctgaaaattataaattcaacacaTAATGAGATTACTTTTGTTTTGATGAATGTATACATAATTGACTTAAATGATGCAATTAAGTCAACAATGGTCACCcttcgaggggaggggagggaggagTGGAATGGGGAGGTGAGGAGGGAGCAGGATTTCACAACCTGCACACTATATAATTGAAccggaccataaaaaaaaaagagtcaacaatggtcatttttttatatttgataagTGATTATTAATAcaattttcgtttttatttttcatacttATAATTCAATACTTAATACCTTCGATATTCAAATTCTTGGTTTTACCAAACAAGCAGTAGATTAGCGAATTCTAGACTCAATCATTATTGGGTTGATTTATTTGATCCCAGCAAAAGCATTTGCTTATTGATTTGACGTGTGAGCACGTATGCATTT includes these proteins:
- the LOC115739977 gene encoding uncharacterized protein LOC115739977, with the protein product MERDFLGLGSREPLSVVKEEIGGEACGDSGPDKGTSGMRWPFLNKVSAVPHLMSFKAAQDEKTKKISEPIVSSGSTHIPVADAYDSSRRRTVVEVQSSFNRHRQGGSQFSLTSYPQQSHPRDARLLPLSNQGIPASIGDSFFKTHYTATGQPLPGNMKRQKLPGGVLVSAPNSDHLAAGLTMGTTESWKPIKPTMPPSQLTIFYAGTVNVYDCISPEKAEAIMFLARNGAPMEMASKTSQTKCFVQGPTTANTAGDHVDLNQPAAQPFSSLSSPLSVSSHPASRSRGGPTGKDESKDSNAKGVGPPSKLDIPKMVSVMGSASATTMVPSAIPQARKASLARFLEKRKERVVSAAAPYNLSKNSPERATPHSSAVNCSPALAMDKGSHFVGCEMEREFLGLSLSEPSGVVKKEEISSEVCRDSGLNKDSGTRWPLLDKFCTVPDLKPELPGGGVVATPNSGLLGAASTLGTTEPRNISCRNAIKSYGPNQLTIFYAGTVVVYDDVPPEKVQALMFLARSGTCKSPKTLHSRCHVQAPTPGNIISNHVVLKQPATRPCSGLSSPFSVVSHPAPELGSGPTNMEKGNTEGVTAPGKVDSPKMVGAMRSTYATTMISAALPQPPKASLARFLEKRKERVRNAAPYSLSKNSSPECATPASNPAKLSSGPAMDKDCTQ